The Amycolatopsis mongoliensis genome includes a window with the following:
- a CDS encoding glycosyltransferase codes for MARFLFVVPPLVGHVNPAAGVAAELAARGHEVAWAGHEELLWQLAGPAALVFSCGVPAGAPERPAGLKGPAALRFLWEDFLVPLADAMAPGVDAAIDAFAPHVVVADQQALAGGLLAEARGLPWVTSATTSAELIDPLSGMPKVAEWVDALVDDLRARIADGRGSADPRFSPHGVLAFTTRELLGAAPLPPRVRLVGPALGSRPSTSDFPWEWLDPSRPTVLVSLGTANTDAGASFLATAAEAFAGMDARAVVVDPGEVLGAVPPNVLVRPRVPQLPLLPRVDAVLCHAGHNTVCEALWHGLPLVVAPIRDDQPIVAAQVVAAGAGIRLRFVRAGADRIAAAVEEVLTEPSYRRAAETVATSFHAAGGSAAAAGHLEQLALESLARLKP; via the coding sequence GTGGCCCGGTTCCTGTTCGTCGTCCCGCCGCTGGTCGGGCACGTCAACCCGGCCGCCGGCGTCGCGGCCGAGCTCGCCGCGCGCGGGCACGAGGTCGCCTGGGCCGGCCACGAGGAGCTGCTGTGGCAGCTGGCCGGCCCGGCCGCGCTCGTCTTCTCCTGCGGCGTGCCGGCCGGCGCCCCGGAGCGCCCGGCCGGGCTCAAGGGACCGGCCGCGCTGCGGTTCCTCTGGGAGGACTTCCTCGTCCCGCTGGCCGACGCGATGGCCCCCGGCGTGGACGCCGCGATCGACGCGTTCGCGCCGCACGTCGTGGTCGCCGACCAGCAGGCGCTGGCCGGCGGGCTGCTGGCCGAGGCCCGTGGCCTGCCGTGGGTGACCTCGGCGACGACGTCGGCCGAGCTGATCGACCCCCTTTCGGGCATGCCGAAGGTCGCGGAGTGGGTCGATGCGCTGGTCGATGATCTGCGCGCGCGGATCGCCGATGGCCGTGGCTCGGCGGACCCCCGGTTCTCGCCGCACGGCGTCCTGGCGTTCACCACCCGCGAGCTGCTGGGTGCGGCGCCGCTCCCGCCGCGGGTGCGGCTCGTCGGGCCGGCGCTGGGTTCCCGTCCGTCCACATCGGACTTCCCATGGGAGTGGCTCGACCCCTCTCGGCCGACGGTGCTGGTCTCCCTGGGCACGGCCAACACCGATGCGGGCGCGAGCTTCCTCGCGACCGCGGCGGAGGCGTTCGCCGGGATGGACGCGCGGGCCGTCGTCGTCGACCCCGGCGAGGTGCTTGGCGCGGTGCCGCCGAACGTCCTGGTGCGCCCGCGGGTCCCGCAGCTGCCGCTGCTGCCGCGGGTGGACGCCGTGCTGTGCCACGCGGGCCACAACACGGTGTGCGAAGCGCTGTGGCACGGCCTGCCGCTGGTGGTGGCCCCGATCCGCGACGACCAGCCGATCGTGGCGGCCCAGGTGGTGGCCGCGGGCGCGGGCATCCGGCTGCGCTTCGTCCGCGCCGGCGCGGACCGCATCGCGGCGGCGGTCGAGGAGGTGCTCACCGAGCCGTCGTACCGGCGGGCGGCCGAGACCGTGGCGACGTCGTTCCACGCGGCGGGCGGAAGTGCCGCGGCGGCCGGGCATCTGGAACAGCTCGCGCTCGAAAGCCTCGCCCGTCTGAAGCCGTGA
- a CDS encoding GNAT family N-acetyltransferase: MTVSVDVTEEVPELVKSAEALFAEDAGSHDPRMDLGWPAREGAAYYQDLVEDENALCLLARSDGAVAGHLIGRLLPVSSLRPGAVRAVLESMRVAAERRREGVGEALVAAFVAWAKERGANELAVQAYANNEGALAFYRAQGFEPFEVRLGRAV, from the coding sequence ATGACTGTTTCCGTCGATGTCACCGAAGAAGTCCCGGAACTCGTCAAGTCCGCCGAAGCGTTGTTCGCCGAGGACGCGGGGAGCCACGACCCGCGCATGGACCTCGGCTGGCCGGCCCGTGAGGGCGCGGCCTACTACCAGGACCTCGTCGAGGACGAGAACGCCCTCTGCCTGCTGGCCCGCTCGGACGGCGCGGTGGCGGGCCACCTGATCGGCCGCTTGCTGCCGGTCAGCTCCCTGCGTCCCGGCGCGGTGCGGGCGGTGCTGGAAAGCATGCGGGTCGCGGCGGAGCGCCGTCGCGAAGGCGTCGGGGAGGCGCTCGTGGCCGCGTTCGTGGCGTGGGCCAAGGAACGGGGGGCGAACGAGCTGGCCGTGCAGGCGTACGCGAACAACGAGGGCGCGCTGGCGTTCTACCGCGCGCAGGGGTTCGAGCCGTTCGAGGTCAGGCTGGGCCGGGCGGTGTGA
- a CDS encoding SDR family NAD(P)-dependent oxidoreductase translates to MGLLDGRAVVITGAGRGLGRAFARHAAGAGAAVVVNDIDADPAHETVAAIGADGGTAVASVGSVADAGYARELITLCRNRFGTLDGLVNNAAIGYHALPWEDDDAERTRALIETNVLGPFHCGTAAAKVMVAQGNGVLVNVTSGSMIGQRGAAAYSASKGAVASMTYSWAADLAEHGVRVNAVSPIAWTRLMAADPRGNPDAQPPERVAPLVTYLLSDLSAGVTGQVLRLADGHLHAVRQPAIIRPVRHQDVWTPEEIAAAVDGGLVLESPPRDRWTL, encoded by the coding sequence ATGGGACTCCTGGACGGCCGGGCCGTCGTGATCACGGGCGCTGGACGCGGACTGGGCCGGGCCTTCGCGCGGCACGCCGCCGGCGCCGGCGCCGCGGTCGTCGTCAACGACATCGACGCGGACCCGGCGCACGAGACCGTCGCCGCGATCGGGGCGGACGGCGGCACGGCCGTCGCGAGCGTCGGCTCGGTGGCCGACGCCGGTTACGCCCGGGAGCTGATCACGCTGTGCCGCAACCGGTTCGGCACGCTCGACGGCCTCGTGAACAACGCCGCGATCGGGTACCACGCGCTTCCGTGGGAGGACGACGACGCCGAGCGCACCCGGGCCCTGATCGAGACCAACGTCCTTGGCCCGTTCCACTGCGGCACAGCGGCCGCGAAGGTGATGGTTGCCCAGGGCAACGGTGTCCTCGTCAACGTGACCTCCGGCTCCATGATCGGGCAGCGCGGGGCCGCCGCCTACTCGGCGTCGAAGGGCGCGGTGGCGTCGATGACGTACTCGTGGGCGGCCGACCTCGCCGAGCACGGGGTGCGCGTCAACGCCGTCAGCCCGATCGCCTGGACCCGGCTGATGGCCGCCGATCCGCGCGGGAACCCGGACGCGCAGCCGCCGGAGCGAGTCGCGCCGCTGGTCACCTACCTCCTCAGCGACCTCTCGGCCGGCGTCACCGGGCAGGTGCTGCGGCTGGCGGACGGGCACCTGCACGCCGTCCGCCAGCCCGCGATCATCCGGCCGGTCCGGCACCAGGACGTCTGGACGCCCGAGGAGATCGCCGCGGCGGTCGACGGCGGGCTCGTCCTCGAGTCGCCGCCGCGCGACCGCTGGACCCTTTGA
- a CDS encoding MDR family MFS transporter, whose translation MTATAEVAHEPAPAQLSKGRVNAVFGAVLLGMLLAALDQTIVGTALPTIVGDLGGAGHLSWVVTSYLLAETITTVVVGKLGDLFGRKLMFQLSVIVFGIGSFCAGFADSMVWLIVWRAVQGLGGGGLMVTSTALIADVVPLRERGKYQGVLGSVFGVVTVAGPMLGGFFVDHLSWRWAFYVNIPLVVVVLVVASSAMPNARAAIKPVIDYAGILLIGLAATGLTLVTSWGGTQYAWGSPTIVGMAIGSVVLLAAFVFVELRAKEPMLPMRLFRNPVFTVGGIMSFVVGFAMLGALSYLPTYMQYVQGTSATSSGVRLLPMVLALLVASIAAGNAVSRTGRYKIFPLVGAAGMTIGLYLLSRLDTDTGFWEASAYMAVLGLGIGLGMQVLTIAVQNTVDYADLGVATSGVTFLRSIGSSFGAAIFGTVYANQLAPNLAAAVAAHPVPPGVDPRALQVPTALHALPDAVAAPVIQAYSDSLHVVFLAAAPVGLVAFALAFFLKEVPLRDTARAAAPDLGDGFAMPEARTDDRELERAVATLFFRERRQVAPAIVSRAGSDLDEGAIWCLLQVHLRRRRGEPATLKAIGEYFGVPASVLEPAFMRLELTGHLRYSGGGWELTAPGRDEFDKVVRAWHDWLADRLGDWGTGNRAELDAAIGRVAARLLDQSAEVRTYGRHALV comes from the coding sequence ATGACGGCCACCGCGGAGGTCGCCCACGAACCGGCGCCCGCACAGCTGAGCAAGGGGCGGGTCAACGCCGTGTTCGGCGCCGTGCTGCTCGGGATGCTGCTCGCCGCGCTCGACCAGACCATCGTCGGCACCGCGCTGCCCACCATCGTCGGCGACCTCGGCGGCGCCGGGCACCTGTCCTGGGTGGTCACGTCCTACCTGCTGGCCGAGACGATCACGACCGTCGTCGTCGGCAAGCTCGGCGACCTGTTCGGCCGCAAGCTGATGTTCCAGCTGTCGGTGATCGTGTTCGGCATCGGCTCGTTCTGCGCGGGCTTCGCCGACAGCATGGTGTGGCTGATCGTCTGGCGCGCGGTGCAGGGCCTGGGTGGCGGCGGGCTGATGGTCACCTCGACCGCGCTGATCGCCGACGTCGTCCCGCTGCGCGAGCGCGGCAAGTACCAGGGTGTGCTCGGTTCGGTGTTCGGCGTGGTGACCGTGGCCGGCCCGATGCTCGGCGGGTTCTTCGTCGACCACCTCTCGTGGCGCTGGGCGTTCTACGTGAACATCCCGCTGGTCGTCGTCGTGCTGGTCGTCGCGTCCTCGGCGATGCCGAACGCCCGCGCGGCGATCAAGCCGGTCATCGACTACGCCGGGATCCTGCTCATCGGGCTCGCCGCGACCGGCCTGACGCTCGTGACGAGCTGGGGCGGCACGCAGTACGCGTGGGGCTCGCCGACGATCGTCGGGATGGCGATCGGGTCGGTGGTGCTGCTGGCCGCGTTCGTCTTCGTCGAGTTGCGGGCGAAGGAACCGATGCTGCCGATGCGGCTGTTCCGCAACCCGGTGTTCACCGTCGGCGGGATCATGAGCTTCGTCGTCGGCTTCGCGATGCTCGGCGCGCTGTCCTACCTGCCGACGTACATGCAGTACGTGCAGGGCACCTCGGCGACGTCCTCCGGGGTGCGGCTGCTGCCGATGGTGCTGGCGCTGCTCGTCGCGTCGATCGCCGCGGGCAACGCGGTGAGCCGTACCGGGCGCTACAAGATCTTCCCGCTGGTCGGTGCCGCGGGCATGACCATCGGTCTCTACCTGCTGTCGCGGCTCGACACCGACACCGGGTTCTGGGAGGCGTCGGCGTACATGGCCGTGCTCGGTCTCGGGATCGGGCTCGGCATGCAGGTGCTGACCATCGCCGTGCAGAACACCGTCGACTACGCCGATCTCGGTGTCGCCACTTCGGGCGTGACGTTCCTGCGGTCGATCGGCAGCTCGTTCGGCGCGGCGATCTTCGGCACGGTGTACGCCAACCAGCTGGCCCCGAACCTGGCGGCCGCGGTGGCCGCGCACCCGGTGCCGCCGGGCGTCGACCCGCGTGCCCTGCAGGTGCCCACCGCCTTGCACGCGCTGCCGGACGCGGTGGCCGCGCCGGTGATCCAGGCGTACAGCGACTCCCTGCACGTCGTGTTCCTCGCCGCGGCGCCGGTCGGGCTGGTCGCGTTCGCCTTGGCGTTCTTCCTGAAGGAGGTCCCGCTGCGCGACACGGCGCGGGCGGCGGCGCCGGACCTCGGCGACGGCTTCGCGATGCCGGAAGCCCGCACGGACGACCGCGAGCTCGAACGCGCCGTCGCGACGCTGTTCTTCCGCGAGCGCCGCCAGGTGGCCCCGGCGATCGTTTCGCGAGCCGGGTCGGATCTCGACGAGGGCGCGATCTGGTGCCTGCTGCAGGTCCACCTGCGTCGGCGCCGCGGCGAGCCGGCGACGCTCAAGGCGATCGGGGAGTACTTCGGCGTTCCCGCGTCGGTGCTGGAACCGGCGTTCATGCGGCTGGAGCTGACCGGCCACCTGCGCTACAGCGGCGGCGGCTGGGAACTGACCGCGCCGGGCCGCGACGAGTTCGACAAGGTGGTCCGGGCGTGGCACGACTGGCTGGCCGACCGGCTCGGCGACTGGGGGACCGGCAACCGGGCCGAGCTGGACGCGGCGATCGGCCGGGTGGCCGCGAGGTTGCTGGACCAGAGCGCGGAGGTCCGGACCTACGGCAGGCATGCCCTGGTCTGA
- a CDS encoding PHP domain-containing protein: MSLPPDGHVHTEWSWDTVTGSMIGSCARALELGLPSVAFTEHADLTPWLVPEPVRPLLPDHFRVRLRADGVLEPPDLDVAGYLACVEECRARFPSLRILSGVELSEPHWHRPRADALLAAHDFDRVLGSVHSLPGDGHHHEVTVITGRPPGDVLRAYLAEVLGLVESTAGFAVLAHIDYALRSWPGEGPPFVAADFEEEFRTVLRALASSGRALEVNTKVPLPGEVVRWWFEVGGEAVAFGSDAHEPGLVGHGFAEAAAVVEGCGFRPGRTPHDFWRR, translated from the coding sequence GTGAGCTTGCCGCCGGACGGTCACGTCCACACCGAATGGTCGTGGGACACGGTCACCGGGTCGATGATCGGGTCGTGCGCACGCGCGCTGGAGCTGGGGCTGCCGTCGGTCGCGTTCACCGAGCACGCGGACCTGACGCCGTGGCTGGTCCCGGAGCCGGTCCGGCCGCTGCTGCCGGACCACTTCCGGGTGCGGCTGCGCGCCGACGGCGTCCTCGAGCCGCCGGACCTGGACGTCGCGGGGTACCTGGCGTGCGTCGAAGAGTGCCGCGCACGCTTTCCGTCCCTGCGGATCCTTTCGGGCGTCGAGCTGAGCGAACCGCACTGGCACCGCCCCCGCGCCGACGCACTGCTCGCCGCCCACGACTTCGACCGGGTGCTCGGCTCGGTGCACTCCCTGCCCGGCGACGGGCACCACCACGAGGTCACCGTGATCACGGGACGGCCGCCGGGCGACGTCTTGCGGGCGTACCTGGCCGAGGTGCTCGGGCTGGTCGAGTCGACGGCCGGCTTCGCCGTGCTGGCGCACATCGACTACGCGCTGCGCTCATGGCCGGGCGAGGGACCGCCGTTCGTGGCGGCGGACTTCGAGGAGGAGTTCCGGACAGTGCTGCGCGCCTTGGCGTCGAGCGGCCGCGCACTGGAGGTCAACACGAAGGTGCCGCTCCCGGGCGAGGTGGTGCGCTGGTGGTTCGAGGTGGGCGGCGAGGCGGTGGCGTTCGGCAGCGACGCCCACGAACCGGGACTGGTCGGCCACGGGTTCGCGGAGGCGGCGGCCGTGGTCGAGGGCTGCGGGTTCCGGCCGGGCCGGACACCGCACGACTTCTGGCGCCGCTGA
- the ligD gene encoding non-homologous end-joining DNA ligase — translation MAQKSAAVELEVGPHTVRISNPDRVYFPARGETKLDLVNYYLSVGDGIVNALRERPCMLHRFPSGVAGEKVHQKRVPNGAPPWLETVRVTFPRYHRHADELCVTELAHVIWAVQMSTVEFHPWNSRRGDTEKPDEWRIDLDPMPDCGFDRVRRVAHVAHEILDELGAVGWPKTSGGRGLHIYVRIEPRWGFKEVRRAALAFAHEVERRAPDDVTTTWWRKDRDPRLLFVDYNQNARDHTIASAYSVRGNPEGTVSTPIQWEEIDDVEPGDFTIATVPARFAELGDLHAGIDKAVFSLDPLLEWADRDGVEEPPEPD, via the coding sequence ATGGCGCAGAAGTCGGCGGCGGTGGAACTGGAGGTCGGCCCGCACACGGTGCGGATCTCGAACCCGGACCGGGTGTACTTCCCGGCCCGCGGCGAGACGAAGCTCGACCTGGTCAACTACTACCTCTCTGTGGGCGACGGCATCGTCAACGCGCTGCGCGAGCGGCCGTGCATGCTGCACCGCTTCCCGTCCGGGGTGGCCGGGGAGAAGGTCCACCAGAAACGCGTCCCGAACGGCGCGCCGCCGTGGCTGGAGACCGTCCGCGTGACCTTCCCGCGCTACCACCGGCACGCCGACGAGCTGTGCGTCACCGAACTGGCCCACGTCATCTGGGCGGTCCAGATGTCCACAGTGGAGTTCCACCCGTGGAACTCGCGCCGCGGCGACACCGAGAAGCCGGACGAGTGGCGGATCGACCTCGACCCGATGCCCGACTGCGGCTTCGACCGCGTCCGCCGCGTCGCCCATGTCGCGCACGAGATCCTCGACGAGCTGGGCGCGGTCGGCTGGCCCAAGACCTCCGGCGGCCGCGGCCTGCACATCTACGTCAGGATCGAGCCCCGCTGGGGCTTCAAGGAGGTCCGGCGCGCCGCCCTGGCCTTCGCGCACGAAGTCGAACGCCGTGCCCCGGACGACGTCACCACGACCTGGTGGCGCAAGGACCGCGATCCGCGGCTGCTCTTCGTCGACTACAACCAGAACGCGCGCGACCACACGATCGCGAGCGCCTACTCGGTCCGCGGCAACCCGGAAGGCACGGTCTCGACGCCGATCCAGTGGGAGGAGATCGACGACGTCGAGCCCGGTGACTTCACCATCGCCACCGTCCCGGCCCGCTTCGCCGAACTGGGCGACCTCCACGCGGGCATCGACAAGGCCGTGTTCTCCCTGGACCCGCTGCTGGAGTGGGCCGACCGCGACGGCGTCGAAGAACCACCCGAACCCGACTGA